A window of Asterias rubens chromosome 22, eAstRub1.3, whole genome shotgun sequence contains these coding sequences:
- the LOC117305059 gene encoding protein pitchfork-like, whose product MTTTLPSLDALLGKEKKSNVSFGTTRDRPLFPGKIPQNRMGAGIGLESAPHRAPCSYDNDEKTTFLYNIDRQVTSKKGYTMGARTGPRFRKEFATVTPCPSTYQTKHTDAKTFVPSNKPFHVGANRFYRNTVDPELTPGAGTYEHNVPRDRKVAFHGTFGGPQLLKVQPDDSVLMPEDCKGTTSKSRMMTYKDKRKFAIREAYLSLYY is encoded by the exons CCCTCCTTGGAAAGGAGAAGAAGAGTAACGTCTCCTTCGGTACGACAAGAGACCGCCCTCTATTCCCGGGCAAGATTCCGCAGAATCGCATGGGAGCGGGAATAGGTCTGGAGAGCGCCCCCCACAGAGCACCCTGCAGCTACGATAACGATGAG AAAACCACCTTCCTTTACAACATAGACCGTCAAGTAACAAGCAAGAAGGGTTACACGATGGGAGCTCGGACAGGACCGAGATTTAGGAAAGAATTTGCT accgTCACACCGTGCCCTTCCACCTACCAGACAAAACACACCGACGCTAAGACATTTGTTCCGTCCAACAAGCCGTTCCATGTCGGTGCTAACAGGTTCTACAGAAACACAGTTGATCCTGAGCTTACACCAGG GGCTGGAACCTATGAGCACAACGTCCCACGGGATCGTAAAGTCGCCTTCCATGGGACCTTCGGAGGACCCCAGCTTCTTAAGGTCCAACCAGACGACTCGGTCCTCATGCCCGAAGACTGTAAAGGCACAACCTCAAAGAGTCGTATGATGACATATAAGGACAAGAGGAAGTTTGCCATCCGAGAAGCGTATTTGTCTCTTTACTATTAA